The Watersipora subatra chromosome 1, tzWatSuba1.1, whole genome shotgun sequence genome has a window encoding:
- the LOC137410663 gene encoding uncharacterized protein, whose protein sequence is MLLHAGELIPVGERLPVNHVRLDMAMSETSNQTFVKPAHTALRKRYCGRHARKKVTFKKDLVSIREIPARENCSDSSDELSLSSSSEDSDDSSDSDCSSDVEVGSGGNLVDQISKLVLRHTQNKSVKPMQNLRSIPSRPPRLRRPRASATHQRKTEKITQHRNQPSHNYHDSRTSSAALTALPSVSAARLSQAHRPQSCTSDQMQKLKRRVHSPSVPRSTSAKPSLSLTNRSCLTGGSPTIYSMDKTLADPSNTNSGQERTKLYAWQVANGAPLVTTPGISPLYSEQVTLTRLK, encoded by the coding sequence ATGCTCTTGCATGCCGGAGAACTAATACCCGTGGGTGAACGCTTACCTGTCAACCATGTAAGGCTAGATATGGCAATGTCTGAGACCAGCAATCAGACATTCGTGAAACCAGCACATACAGCTCTAAGGAAGAGATATTGTGGCCGACACGCTAGGAAAAAAGTGACCTTTAAGAAGGATCTAGTGAGTATCCGTGAAATACCTGCTCGAGAGAATTGCAGTGACTCGTCGGATGAGTTGTCACTCAGCTCAAGTTCAGAGGATTCAGATGACTCCTCTGATTCAGATTGTTCCTCCGATGTCGAAGTTGGTTCAGGTGGTAATCTTGTTGACCAGATCTCTAAACTTGTTTTAAGACATACACAAAATAAGTCCGTAAAGCCCATGCAAAATCTCCGATCAATTCCTTCTCGGCCTCCAAGATTACGTAGACCCAGAGCTTCCGCGACCCATCAAAGGAAGACTGAAAAGATAACGCAACATAGGAATCAGCCTAGCCATAACTATCACGATTCACGAACATCATCTGCCGCTTTGACTGCTCTTCCTTCTGTTAGTGCCGCACGTCTTTCTCAAGCGCATCGTCCTCAGAGTTGTACGTCTGACCAAATGCAAAAACTAAAGCGGAGAGTGCACAGTCCATCTGTTCCGAGGTCAACCTCTGCTAAGCCTTCTCTCTCGCTAACAAATAGGTCTTGTCTGACAGGTGGTAGCCCTACTATATATAGCATGGATAAAACTTTGGCAGATCCCAGCAACACAAACTCAGGCCAGGAGCGGACCAAGCTTTATGCCTGGCAAGTGGCGAATGGTGCTCCCTTAGTGACCACACCCGGCATTTCACCGCTCTATTCAGAGCAAGTTACTCTTACAAGACTCAAATAA